From a region of the Impatiens glandulifera chromosome 4, dImpGla2.1, whole genome shotgun sequence genome:
- the LOC124935969 gene encoding ABC transporter C family member 3-like, whose translation MEIFEVYDGDLQLFLQPSFFYMFFSVSQLILLPTIFVSWIRDHRKQRREIKINSFFMAAIFASLSLSLFNLLSLLYIFFFWSSNDQKTALLNSVLQTLSWLAISAYLYKTTESKFPIVLRIWWVCYFFMSVYALIVGFFFHSVSFWIMTIVSVIMGVFFCYIGLYKQNGSTSILEQEQPLLADQSRKVKVTPYSNANFFSTLTFSWLNPIIELGNKKIIDLDDVPHLDYKNSANTLYSVFKGNLQSLTSWGLTKAMVISVWRELLFTAVLGFLKTSTSYVGPYLISGFVEYLNGIHRSKKDGYILVMIFSSAKLVECLSDRHWSFKMSQLAIRIRACLIAALYKKGLSLSSQSRTGQSIGETINIMSVDAQRIGDFSLYVNDVWLLPLQFAFSFLILYRNLGFACFAAFLASLIMMMVNVPFGILVNNYQKKVMEFKDKRMKSTSEILRNMRILKLQGWEMKFLSKIIGLREDELGFFRKLLYSSTITSTLFTSAPAVVSMVTFGYCILTGIPLDTGKVLSTLATISILQGPINKLPDAISMSIQAKVSLDRIAAFLCLNELKSDVIEVNCNDDDEYALEITNGNFSWDLTSSSSFTLHELNVRIHRGLKVGICGVVGSGKSSFLSCILGEIPLVSGLIRLNGEKSYVGQSPWIQSGTIKENILFGEEMDEEKYDRVVEACCLKKDLDLLPFHDQTVIGERGINLSGGQKQRVQIARALYRDADVYLLDDPFSAVDAHTGTYLFKECLMGILRLKTVIYVTHQIEFLQTADLILVMKDGKIEQAGKYGEILNPGTPFMELVEAHNKSMLIIDSVTINGEDNHSLENNEKEKRTSEITPQGQLVQEEEREKGRVELSVYWKYVTAAYGGALAVIVIMVDVLLQVFSIGSDYWMAWATPKSIDADKPVSSYDLVTVYAWLSGGLALCNVMHCGFLITLGYRTAKLLFDRMHKCVFRAPMSFFDSTPSGRILNRASSDQNALDYSIPYVIGGCFIAIIQLVGCIAVMSQISWQVFIVLIPVTAACIWYQQYYISSARELSRLRGVCKAPLIQHFGESLSGLTTIRSFGKEKIFNEKNFELIDNSSRPAFHNSSATQWLCLRLDMLCTITFAFALVFLLFVPDELVNSAMAGLAVTYGLSLNQSLEWLIWSLCSLENNFISVERIMQYSSIPSEAPLICQQNRPAANWPLLGEVKIHDLQVRYAPQLPLVLRGISCTFDGGKKTGIVGRTGGGKSTLIQSLFRMVEPAKGEIRIDGVDISLIGLHDLRSRLSVIPQDPTMFSGSIRSNLDPLEEFTDEKIWEALDKCQLGDDVRKKEEKLDSLVTENGENWSVGQRQLVCLGRVLLKRSKILVLDEATASVDAATDNLIQTTIREHFSDSTVITIAHRITSILDSDMVVVLDQGLAIEYDSPTRLLENKSSSFAKLANEYASRSGS comes from the exons ATGGAGATATTTGAAGTTTATGATGGCGATTTACAATTATTTCTTCAACCCAGTTTCTTTTACATGTTCTTCTCTGTATCTCAATTGATACTATTACCCACAATCTTCGTGTCTTGGATTCGTGATCATCGAAAACAGAGGAGAGAGATCAAGATCAATTCATTCTTCATGGCCGCCATTTTCGCCTCTTTGTCACTCTCACTCTTCAATCTTCTCTCACTTCTgtatatcttcttcttctggtCATCAAATGACCAAAAGACTGCTCTTTTGAACTCTGTTCTACAAACACTTTCATGGCTTGCAATCTCAGCTTACTTATATAAAACAACAGAATCCAAATTCCCTATAGTTTTGAGAATTTGGTGGGTTTGTTATTTCTTCATGTCTGTTTATGCTTTGATTGTTGGGTTTTTCTTTCATTCGGTATCATTTTGGATTATGACCATTGTTTCTGTCATCATGGGTGTCTTCTTCTGTTATATTGGACTGTATAAACAGAATGGTTCAACTTCAATTCTAGAACAAGAACAACCTCTTCTTGCCGATCAATCGAGGAAAGTGAAAGTGACACCTTATTCAAATGCTAATTTCTTCAGCACTCTGACTTTCTCTTGGCTTAATCCAATAATTGAATTGGGTAACAAGAAAATCATTGATCTTGATGATGTTCCTCATCTCGATTACAAAAATTCTGCAAACACTCTTTATTCTGTTTTCAAAGGAAATCTCCAATCTTTAACATCATGGGGATTGACTAAGGCTATGGTTATTTCCGTTTGGAGAGAACTTCTGTTCACGGCGGTTCTAGGTTTTCTCAAAACCTCGACTTCATATGTTGGTCCTTACTTGATTTCCGGTTTTGTTGAGTATTTGAATGGAATTCACAGATCAAAAAAAGATGGGTATATTTTGGTGATGATATTTTCATCTGCCAAATTGGTTGAATGTTTATCAGACAGACATTGGTCTTTCAAGATGTCACAATTGGCAATAAGAATTCGCGCTTGTTTGATTGCTGCACTTTATAAGAAAGGATTGTCTCTTTCTAGTCAATCAAGAACAGGGCAATCGATTGGAGAGACTATTAACATTATGAGCGTTGATGCACAAAGGATTGGCGATTTCAGTTTATACGTTAACGATGTTTGGTTGCTTCCATTGCAATTCGCGTTTTCGTTCTTGATTTTGTATAGGAATCTCGGGTTTGCTTGTTTTGCAGCTTTCTTAGCTTCCTTGATTATGATGATGGTTAATGTTCCTTTTGGTATATTGGTGAATAATTATCAGAAGAAGGTTATGGAATTTAAGGATAAGAGAATGAAATCTACTTCTGAGATTTTAAGGAATATGAGGATTCTTAAATTACAAGGATGGGAAATGAAGTTCTTGTCTAAGATTATTGGATTGAGAGAAGATGAATTGGGTTTTTTCAGAAAACTGTTGTATTCATCAACGATCACTTCCACTCTTTTCACTTCAGCTCCTGCAGTGGTGTCAATGGTGACATTTGGTTACTGTATTTTAACAGGAATCCCTCTCGACACAGGTAAAGTTCTCTCAACGCTAGCCACGATTTCAATTCTTCAAGGTCCAATCAACAAGCTTCCTGATGCGATTTCAATGTCAATTCAAGCTAAGGTTTCTCTAGATCGAATCGCAGCCTTCCTCTGCCTCAACGAGTTGAAATCGGATGTAATTGAGGTCAATTGTAACGATGATGATGAGTATGCTCTGGAGATAACCAACGGGAATTTCTCTTGGGATTTgacatcatcttcttcatttacATTACATGAACTTAATGTTCGAATTCATCGAGGTTTGAAAGTGGGTATTTGCGGGGTTGTTGGCTCAGGGAAGTCGAGTTTTCTATCGTGTATATTGGGAGAGATTCCTTTGGTTTCTGGGTTAATTCGATTGAATGGAGAGAAATCTTATGTGGGTCAATCTCCATGGATACAGAGTGGTACAATTAAAGAGAATATACTGTTTGGTGAAGAGATGGATGAAGAAAAGTATGATAGAGTTGTTGAAGCTTGTTGTTTGAAGAAGGATTTGgatcttcttccttttcatGATCAGACTGTTATTGGTGAAAGAGGGATTAATCTAAGTGGGGGTCAGAAACAAAGAGTTCAGATTGCTAGAGCTTTGTATAGAGATGCAGATGTttatcttcttgatgatccaTTTAGTGCAGTTGATGCTCATACTGGAACATATTTATTCAAGGAATGTTTGATGGGTATTTTGAGATTGAAGACTGTTATATATGTAACCCATCAAATTGAGTTCTTGCAGACTGCTGATCTAATCTTG GTAATGAAAGATGGAAAGATCGAACAAGCTGGGAAGTATGGCGAGATTCTGAATCCAGGAACTCCATTCATGGAGCTTGTTGAAGCTCATAACAAATCTATGTTGATAATTGACTCAGTTACTATCAATGGAGAAGACAATCATTCTCTTGAGAACAATGAGAAAGAGAAAAGGACCAGTGAAATTACACCACAAGGGCAGCTTGTTCAGGAAGAAGAAAGGGAAAAAGGGAGAGTCGAATTATCGGTTTACTGGAAATATGTTACAGCAGCCTATGGTGGAGCTCTGGCGGTTATCGTGATAATGGTTGATGTTTTATTGCAGGTTTTTTCAATTGGAAGTGATTATTGGATGGCGTGGGCTACTCCGAAGTCAATTGATGCGGATAAGCCTGTTTCTAGTTATGATCTTGTGACAGTTTATGCATGGTTGTCTGGTGGATTAGCTTTGTGTAATGTTATGCATTGCGGGTTTTTAATAACTTTGGGATATAGAACGGCTAAACTTTTGTTTGATCGAATGCATAAGTGTGTGTTTCGTGCGCCAATGTCGTTTTTTGATTCCACGCCGAGTGGGAGAATTCTTAATCGG GCTTCATCAGATCAAAATGCTTTGGATTACTCTATACCATATGTTATTGGAGGATGTTTTATTGCAATTATTCAATTGGTTGGATGTATTGCAGTTATGTCTCAAATTTCATGGCAGGTGTTTATTGTGCTTATTCCTGTCACTGCAGCTTGCATCTGGTATCAG CAATACTACATTTCATCTGCAAGAGAATTATCAAGATTGAGGGGTGTATGCAAAGCTCCATTAATCCAACATTTTGGTGAATCTCTATCGGGATTAACAACAATTCGAAGTTTCGGAAAGGAAAAGATATTCAACGAAAAGAATTTTGAGTTAATTGACAACTCGTCTAGACCAGCATTCCACAATTCGAGTGCCACACAATGGTTGTGTCTTCGACTCGACATGCTATGCACGATAACGTTTGCATTTGCATTGGTTTTCTTATTATTCGTCCCCGATGAACTAGTCAATTCgg CTATGGCTGGTTTGGCAGTTACATATGGTCTTAGCCTAAATCAATCACTAGAATGGCTCATATGGAGTTTATGTTCACTTGAGAACAACTTCATATCTGTTGAGAGAATTATGCAATATTCATCTATTCCTAGTGAAGCTCCATTGATTTGCCAACAAAATCGCCCTGCAGCCAACTGGCCTTTGCTCGGGGAAGTTAAAATTCACGATTTACAG GTGCGTTATGCGCCACAACTGCCTCTAGTTTTACGTGGAATTTCATGCACTTTCGATGGAGGGAAGAAAACCGGTATTGTGGGAAGAACCGGAGGTGGAAAATCTACTCTTATTCAATCGTTGTTTAGAATGGTGGAGCCTGCGAAAGGAGAGATCAGGATAGATGGTGTGGATATCTCCTTGATCGGGCTCCACGATCTAAGGTCAAGATTGAGTGTCATCCCTCAAGATCCCACCATGTTTAGTGGAAGCATTCGTAGTAATCTTGATCCACTCGAAGAATTCACCGATGAGAAGATATGGGag GCTTTGGATAAGTGCCAATTGGGTGATGATGttaggaagaaagaagaaaagctTGATTCATTAG TTACCGAGAATGGTGAAAATTGGAGTGTGGGTCAAAGACAACTTGTATGCCTTGGACGAGTACTTCTTAAGAGAAGCAAAATATTGGTTCTTGACGAAGCCACGGCTTCTGTTGATGCTGCAACCGATAACCTAATTCAGACAACGATTCGTGAACATTTCTCGGATTCAACTGTCATAACTATAGCCCATCGTATAACATCCATACTCGATAGTGATATGGTTGTTGTACTAGATCAAG GGTTGGCTATTGAATATGATTCGCCTACTCGTTTGCTTGAGAACAAGTCTTCATCTTTCGCTAAGTTGGCAAACGAATATGCTTCAAGATCCGGGTCGTAA
- the LOC124936402 gene encoding poly(A)-specific ribonuclease PARN-like has product MKLQWLVVRALSRTLTKPSTVSTSRFFSSSPAPSPDFAIKNVTRQNLDPVLADLRFLIKDADFVSIDLEMTGITTAPWRDSFEFDRSDIRYLKIKDSAEKFAVLQFGVCPFRWDSSNGSFIAHPHNFYIFPRQEFPADSHFHDEFLCQATSIDFLAKHHFDFNLCIREGISYLSRAQEEEALRRLHEELADPRSGCSEFGEKPVTRVVDILFSEKMKCRIQEWQKGFSFEERSNDLDKRFQTVFFKTRPALQLNGFTRNQLRLIQLVIEKHFKELVYIHTKGESASANHYIVYADTDIDKNLLMKEVKEDVHKEAILKIKSAVGFRRVIDILCSEQKLIVGHNCFLDIAHIHSKFFGPLPSTALEYVSSIHNYFPYIIDTKILLNANYALQMKMKKGSTSLSKAFALLCTQISPKIEELGLVFNPHVKVDVQVDDMRSSSWNSGAKHEAGYDAFMTGCVFAQACNYLGFDFNLHPPSGNLALDEKLQKHVNLLYLSWINCDIINLTTGQQMAESSLSPSRKFPSSKIVFQNIIIIWGLSSTKLKARDIRECIAKTFGSTSITSVYHLDETAVFVQFSKTEFVSKFLELKERLTRSNSPISVLHHMTKLFESGKVHAANYEIYKEICDSPLSKVMFADQANAVCTTPSSTPNTSIIMDFMAEDVVDSPYAVEARCSK; this is encoded by the exons ATGAAGCTGCAATGGCTGGTGGTTAGGGCACTAAGTCGAACCTTAACCAAACCCTCTACCGTTTCAACCTCCCGTTTCTTCTCCTCTTCTCCGGCACCATCGCCGGATTTCGCCATAAAAAATGTCACCAGACAGAACCTCGACCCAGTACTCGCCGACCTACGTTTCCTCATCAAAGACGCCGATTTCGTTTCCATCGATCTTGAGATGACCGGAATCACCACTGCTCCATGGAGAGACTCATTTGAGTTCGACCGTTCCGACATCCGTTACTTAAAAATCAAGGACTCCGCCGAAAAGTTCGCCGTCCTACAGTTCGGTGTCTGCCCCTTTCGTTGGGACTCTTCCAATGGCTCCTTCATCGCTCACCC gcacaatttttatatatttcctCGCCAAGAATTCCCTGCTGATTCCCACTTCCATGATGAGTTCTTATGTCAGGCGACCTCGATTGATTTCTTGGCGAAACACCACTTTGATTTCAATCTCTGTATCCGGGAAG GAATATCTTATTTATCTAGAGCTCAAGAGGAAGAAGCTTTGAGGCGTTTACATGAAGAACTTGCTGACCCGAGAAGTGGCTGCAGTGAATTTGGTGAGAAACCGGTAACTAGAGTTGTTGATATACTCTTCAGCGAGAAAATGAAGTGCAGAATTCAAGAGTGGCAGAAAGGATTCAGTTTTGAAGAGAGATCAAATGATTTGGATAAACGATTTCAAACAGTTTTCTTCAAGACGCGACCTGCACTTCAGTTGAATGGGTTCACTAGGAATCAGCTAAGATTGATTCAGTTG GTAATAGAGAAACACTTCAAGGAGCTTGTGTACATTCATACTAAGGGTGAAAGTGCCTCCGCAAATCATTATATCGTTTATGCAGACACAGACATTGATAAGAATCTGCTGATG aaagaagtcaaggaggATGTTCACAAGGAGGCAATACTGAAGATCAAAAGTGCAGTTGGATTTCGACGAGTTATCGACATTCTCTGCTCTGAGCAGAAGTTGATTGTTGGACACAACTGCTTTCTTG ATATTGCGCATATCCACAGCAAATTTTTTGGTCCTCTTCCTTCAACAGCTCTAGAATATGTTTCCTCCATACACAATTATTTTCCTTACATCATTGACACAAAAATACTCTTGAATGCAAATTACGCACttcaaatgaaaatgaagaagggCAGTACTTCTCTGTCGAAAGCATTTGCTTTGTTGTGCACACAGATTTCTCCGAAGATTGAAGAATTAGGTTTGGTTTTCAATCCACATGTAAAAGTGGATGTCCAAGTGGATGACATGAG GTCGTCAAGTTGGAATTCTGGTGCCAAGCATGAAGCTGGCTATGATGCTTTTATGACGGGTTGTGTCTTTGCTCAAGCATGCAATTATCTAGGCTTCGATTTCAATCTTCATCCTCCATCTGGGAACTTGGCTTTGGATGAGAAATTGCAGAAGCACGTCAATCTTCTTTATCTGAGCTGGATAAACTGCGATATCATCAATCTGACAACCGGTCAGCAAATGGCCGAGTCTTCACTTTCTCCAAGCCGCAAATTCCCTAGTTCCAAGAtagtatttcaaaatattattataatttgggGATTGTCATCAACCAAGTTGAAAGCAAGAGATATACGAGAATGCATAGCGAAAACATTTGGTTCAACATCCATCACATCTGTCTATCACTTGGATGAAACTGCAGTGTTTGTTCAATTCAGTAAGACCGAATTCGTCTCTAAATTTCTAGAACTTAAGGAGAGGTTGACTAGGAGTAACAGCCCAATCTCAGTTTTGCATCATATGACGAAACTCTTTGAAAGTGGGAAAGTTCATGCTGCTAACTATGAGATCTACAAAGAGATATGTGATTCGCCATTATCAAAAGTTATGTTTGCAGATCAAGCTAATGCGGTTTGCACAACACCATCTTCAACCCCAAACACGAGCATTATTATGGATTTCATGGCCGAAGATGTTGTAGACTCACCTTACGCCGTTGAAGCTCGTTGCAGCAAGTAG